A region of the Bacillus sp. NP247 genome:
CAGGACAAGAGTTTATGCGCACAAAATATGGTGATCATAACAGTTACAAATCTCCTGATTCAATTAACCAAATGGATTGGTTGCGCCGTGCAGCATTTAATAATGAAGTAGATTATATGAAGGGCTTAATAGATTTACGGAAAAAGCACTCAGCTTTTCGAATGACATCTGCAGAGCAAATTAAAAAACATGTATCTTTTATTGATGCGCCCAAAAATGTTGTGGCTTATTCAATAGATGGAAAGGGCAATGGGAATAAAAGCGAATACTTTATGGTGGCTCACAATGCAAATAGAGAAGCCGTTGACATAACGCTTCCATCGAAAGGTCCTTGGAAAGTACTAGTAGATGGTAAGCAAGCCGGAAGTAAAACACTTTATGTTGTCCATGATAATAAAATTAAAGTTCCTGCATTAAGTTCATTCGTTTTAAAAACTGAGAAACCGATTAAATAAATGCAAAAAGTGAAGTGAGGTTATTTTCACTTCGCTTTAAAAGTTAACTTAGTATAATTTCACATACTGTAATTATATTACAATTTAATAAACAAAAAGAGAAGAACTCACCAAGGTTCTTCTCTTTTTTTATGTGTAATTAGGGTTTCCATAAATGTAGATATGGATGGTGTAAATTAATGGATGAATAATTTACTCTTAAAATTATAACAGAACAAATAAAGCATTTTATATGTAATATTGCATAAGAAGGATAAATAACAATAATTTCTGGTGAATAAGTAGCGCTTTTCCATATGGCGAGTTTATTTCAGAGTTACTTCCTAAATTCTATATCAGTTTCCAATCATGTAAGGTTAAGGGTGAAAACAGAAGAAAGGAAGGTTTAAAAGTGAGCTTAGTATAAAATGAAACATTGCAAGTATAAGATTCCGTACTTAGTAATTTCTCGCTTTAAGGCATCGCATTGGGAAAGTGTGGGGAGTTCAATCGATTCTGAATAAAATTGATAGTATCAGTTGCAATTTTTTTACGTTTAAGAACAATCCCAGCATGTCCACATGTATAAATATATCTTGTAGGTCTTTCCCAGGATTCCCACAAATAGTCCGTATCCTCAGGATGCACATATAGATCGTGCTTGCCTGAAATTAATAAAATATTTTCTTTTTTCACTTTTGGTAATGCTTGACTCGGTTCAGTGATTTTCCAATAATTTATTAAATCATCATACGTTACACCATGATGTTCCAAGTCTTCTCTAATAAATTTACCTGGATTTGTCTTCCAAATCGAATAAGAAAGTCGATTCGCGTAGAAAATGGATGCTAATACATCAATCTCTGGTTCAACAAGAGATGTTAAGTTGGTAATAACCCCACCTAAACTGACTCCTATTAAAATCAAGGGGCCATTTTTATTTGCTTTAATCCATTTAATCAAAGCTCGTAAATCAGCTACTGCTTGTCTAGTGGCTTGTAAAGTTCGTTCAATATCGGCACTTACCATGTACTCTCCACTGAATAAGGAATGGTTGGGCTTTCTTTCAAAATGATAGGGTAGAGTGAAATAATACATATTCCACTTCAAGTTGGTCATATGGTCGTGAAATATTTTTTTTACACGTTCGTTAGAATCCATTCTCCAACCATGAACAAAGATGACATGAGGTGCATCTTCATTTTTATGTAAAAATAATTCCCCTGTTACAGAGTCGTTGCGTGAATCACCAGATTGAACCGAGCTTTTATATTTGAACTGTCCAACCATGTATTCTTTTTCCTGCTTTGCATGCTTAATGTTAAAATGAATATCAGATGGTTGTACTTTATAAAAAAATTCTATGTCCTTTATATCTAGTGAGGTGTTAGAAAGAGAAGTATACTGAAACTCGACACTTCTTTTTTTGTGCAAATCATACAAGGCGTATCGATCAATGAGTTTTGAAAAAATCAAATTAACCTCCTCCAAAATACATATTGTTTAAACTATGGACAGAATTTATATTTTATTTATACTGTAAATTAATTATAAAATATTAAAAGGATTATTGATTATTCATCATGAATAATCAATAATGTATTTCTAGAAGAATACCAATGTATCAAATATTCTCTTTTCCTAATATTAGGTGCTTGAATTATAAAAACAGGTGATAAATTTGTATATTATATTATAAAGCTAGCAAAAAAATAAAACCATAAATAATTTACACTAAAATCTAAAAAGTAAGTTCATATTCTCATTAATATAAGAGAACATGAACATGCTTATTTTCGTATCAAAAGGTATAATATAAGGTTATACTTATTTTGAGTTTTAATTAAGTTATTATCTTTATAAAATTTCCCGCCTCTGAAAAAGACCACACAGTTTACCCTGGTGGTCTTTTTTCTTGCTTTATTTATATTCCTCTACCAAATTCCACCCTCGTTAATTACAAATAATTTCTGTGCTACAATACGTTGTTCGTAATTAAAAGAAGTGTTTTCATAAAAAGATGATATGTATATATTAAAATATTGGATGATCGCTGATTTTTCCTTTCCAGGTCTAGGAAAAAAATCGAGTTGAAAAAAGATGAGCGAAAGTGTAAAATTACACTAAATGATACATAAGTTACTTTTTAAAGGAGGAGAGAAAGTGAATAAGGAGATTATAACTGAACTCATTTCAACGAAAATAAAGTTAATTCGTACTGAAAAAGGGTATACGCAGGATAAAATGGCTGAAGTTCTCGGCATTTCAAAGAAAACACTTGTTCAAATCGAGAAGGGAAGATCTAATATGGGTTGGACCAATACCGTTGCTATTTGTGCATTATTTAGGGATAGTGAGGTTTTACAGTCCACTCTAGGAGATGATCCGTTAGTAGTGATCGAAACAATAGCCCATAAAAGTATTAACAACTTCAAAGAAAAAACATTGGGAGGAAAAGTCTGGTGGAAACAAATTCAAGAAAAAGGGGACTTTCGCTTACAACAAAATCTGATTAGCAAGCATTATCGTATTTTAGACAAACATGATTACCGTTGGTTTAATTCGTTTGATTTAGAAAAAGCACTAGATCAACTTGATAAATTAACAGGGAATCCAGAAAATTAAATAATTTCTTAAGACTGAAGAAATAGGGATATATACCTATATTAGACTGGTTCTCCTTTTCTTTGGGCTTACAGTAATGATTACACATAGAATAAATTTATTACTCAATTAATTTGCTGTACGTTGGAATGTGTGGAAACACCACTCATGTTCTTAAACGGACTATGTTATGCAATTAAAAAGTCCTATTGTTCCTATGAAGTAGGATGTATGGCTTTTTTCTATTATTATGTATCATCTTACAATTGTTGAAATACAACTTATCAACTAGGAGAAAATTATATATGATCATCTTGAGCTTTCTTTGGATTTACTTTATGCCCATTTTCTGGTTATGTGGATTTATTGGTGGGATTTATTTAATTATTGCAGGGATTGAAAACCGTAAATTACTCGTAAGTGTAATGGGATTACTTAGTCTTTCCCTTGTCGTACTACCTTTTGTGTGTTGGGGTATGGGGATTGATGCAGAATATCTTCTTTCACCCGTTCCATACTTTACCCTATTCCCTTTAAGTGGGTTATTGGCAGGATTCAATGGACTACAAGCAAAAATTAAGAGCATACGCAATATAGGATTTATTATTTTTATTACTGGAATATTAGGGGCTTTTTTTTATTATTTAATGTCTGTACCTGATTCAGTTTATATCTATTAGTTATTTTGGTTACGAAAACTCAATAAGTGTTTTTCAAACTATGAAACTATATTATTAATAAGTTAAGGAATCTATTTAAAATGAAAATAATAAAAAAGATGTTAAAAAGTTATACATTTTTATATTTAGTAATCGGTTTATTACCCTGTGATTTTCGCATAAAAAGAACAAAAATAACATATAGCGTGCTGTTTAGTTTATTGCTATTAACATCATGTGATATATCAAATGAAGAAATTGAACAAAAAGCACAAAATTATACAAAATCGGAGTATGGTTTTTCTGTTAAACTAAACCAAATTGAAATACCTGACCAAAGTAAGGATTTTTCAGGCCCAGACACACGAATAGCTTCTGTACAGCAAGTAGATGAACCATATTTACAATTCCAATTATATTTCGATGGACGAATCTCTCCAAAAGTAAATAATGATAACTATAAAATAAAAAAAGAAGCGAATGATTTACAAGAAAGATTCAATACATATTATGAAGAAGAAGGGAGTAATACTATACTTACTTTCGATCAAATGCAGACAGGGGATACTGTTTTCGATAAGAAGGCTGAGAAAGAAATAGCGAAGAAACATTCGAAGCATTATGTTACGGCAGTTTTCAGAAGTAATATCTTTTTGGATTTAAACAACTTTGCACATATGGAAAAAGTAGCGGATCTTGCAAGAAGTATTCAGGAATTTAATAAAACAATTGAAAATCATAAGAGTAGTGTGGAAGACATAACGATTCAGCTGCCAAATGCTAATAAGAGTTTATTACAAAATATTGCAGTAGATTATGTATTAACGGCTGAAGAAGCAAAAAAGACCTTTGAGAAAAAGGATGATTATATGAAAGCTTTACAGCTTACAAAGTGAAGTAGGAAATCATTTCGATTTCCTTTTTTATATTCTATTCATATACAAGGAGATCATTGATAAATGAATTGGGTTTTTATATCTCAAAAGGTACACCTTTTGAAGTGGCGTAATTTATATGAAAGACAATGTGTCAATTTGTATATCTAATACAGTGATAGTTACCATAATTTTCGAAGCCTATAGTTAATTAACCTTACAATATACGTCTTTTTGGTATATAAATAACAATATTCATTAAAGAAAAAGTTTTAATCCTTCATGAGAATCTTTAAAACCTAATTTCTTATAAAATTGCAAAGCTTCTTGTCGTTCTTTATCTGTTGTTAGCTGTACTAAATGACATCCTCGTAATGTAGCACGTTGAATAGCCCATTTAATAAGTTTAGTTCCTATACCTTTACCACGTTTTGATGAGGCTGTTCGTACACCCTCAATTGTAGCTCTCCAACCCCCTTGACGTGCAATGTAAGGCGTAAATGTAATTTGTTGAACACCAACAATCTCCGTCCCATCACACGCTACAATTAACTCGTTATTTGGATCACAATCAATAGCGTGAAATGCTCTTATATAACTATCAGGGAGTGGTGTTTCATAGCGCTCTCTTTTATTTCCTAAAACATCATCAGCAAGCATTTTTACAATAGCATCTAAATCATCTGCCGTAGCAATCCTAAATGTTATAGTTTCTATCACTATCAAAAAACCTCCTTAATGTATGCACTTGTTACTTTTATTTTACTTGTTTAAATACAATAGGTTAAATTATAAAATATTATGAGTCTCTATAACTTTTTCTTATAGATAACATAAAAGCCTAACTTATAAAATTATAGGTTAGGCTTTTTAACACAATATTATTATTAAAAATCCAACCAACTTCAATAAACCTCCATATTCATTAATGGATTTTTATATTTAACAAACACAGATATAACCATTCAAATAGGGTGCTTTTTATTTGTTGTATAGCAATTACATAATAAGCATAGATTTGTATGCTCTCATTCAATGAATCTTAACTCTATGTATGTGGACTACCTCCTTACCAATATTCAAAAACGATTGCGTTTTTGAATTTGTGTTCCGGTTTTTCTTGACCAGGTCAATAACTAACTACACATAAACTCCTTATATCTCTAGATAAACTACCGATTAGCTCCATATAGACTCTAGATAACCTATATAGAATACAAGTTATCAAGGAGGTAAGAAAAAATGAATTTTATGAAACGCGCAATTCTCAGTATGAAAAAAAGAGTAGGAACATCATTAATTTTGATGGCAGTCTTCCTGATTGTTACAAATTTAGTGTTGGCAGGATTTACAATCCAAAATGCATCAAAAAAAGCTGCGGATGCAGCAAGAAAAAAACTAGGTGCAGATGTTACTTTAGGTCTTGATTTTGACAAATTAGGTCAACAAGCTAGGGAAACTGGCGAGATGCCTAAGCCGCCGAAGCTCAACACAAAAGAAGCAGACCAATTAGCGAAGTCCAAGCATGTAAAAGACTATAATTATATAACCAATAATTTCGGAATT
Encoded here:
- a CDS encoding GNAT family N-acetyltransferase — translated: MIETITFRIATADDLDAIVKMLADDVLGNKRERYETPLPDSYIRAFHAIDCDPNNELIVACDGTEIVGVQQITFTPYIARQGGWRATIEGVRTASSKRGKGIGTKLIKWAIQRATLRGCHLVQLTTDKERQEALQFYKKLGFKDSHEGLKLFL
- a CDS encoding ammonia permease gives rise to the protein MIILSFLWIYFMPIFWLCGFIGGIYLIIAGIENRKLLVSVMGLLSLSLVVLPFVCWGMGIDAEYLLSPVPYFTLFPLSGLLAGFNGLQAKIKSIRNIGFIIFITGILGAFFYYLMSVPDSVYIY
- a CDS encoding helix-turn-helix transcriptional regulator, whose product is MNKEIITELISTKIKLIRTEKGYTQDKMAEVLGISKKTLVQIEKGRSNMGWTNTVAICALFRDSEVLQSTLGDDPLVVIETIAHKSINNFKEKTLGGKVWWKQIQEKGDFRLQQNLISKHYRILDKHDYRWFNSFDLEKALDQLDKLTGNPEN
- a CDS encoding alpha/beta hydrolase: MIFSKLIDRYALYDLHKKRSVEFQYTSLSNTSLDIKDIEFFYKVQPSDIHFNIKHAKQEKEYMVGQFKYKSSVQSGDSRNDSVTGELFLHKNEDAPHVIFVHGWRMDSNERVKKIFHDHMTNLKWNMYYFTLPYHFERKPNHSLFSGEYMVSADIERTLQATRQAVADLRALIKWIKANKNGPLILIGVSLGGVITNLTSLVEPEIDVLASIFYANRLSYSIWKTNPGKFIREDLEHHGVTYDDLINYWKITEPSQALPKVKKENILLISGKHDLYVHPEDTDYLWESWERPTRYIYTCGHAGIVLKRKKIATDTINFIQNRLNSPHFPNAMP